AACTTCAGTTTATTTTAAGCTTTGGATCTGCTCAGGTGAAACTTAATACCAATACTGCCTTTAATACGAATACATGGTATCATATTGCTGCAACTTATGATGGAACTGCCATGAAAATCTATGTCAACGGTAATCTTGATGCAAGTACTCCTGTTACGGGTAACTTTACAGCAAATGGGATTCTTTATCTGGGAAGAAATTATGATAACTCACGCACCATCAATGGTTCTCTGGATGAATTCAGAGTATGGAAAAAAGCATTGACTGCTCAGGAAATTCTTGATAATAAATGTAATATAACTCCTGATTCACCAAATCTTGAAGCTAACTGGAAAATGGATGAAGGAAGTGGTAACGGAGCCCTGGATGCAACTTCAAATACTCATTTTGCAGCTTTGGTTAATATGACAGATGCCAACTGGGCAACAGATGTACCTTGTACGACTTCTCTGTCTGTGAAAGACATAGAATCAGGAAAAGAGAACAATGGTGCTTATCCGAACCCGGTGAAAAGAGGAAATGATATTCATTTCACCATCTATTCTTCAGCTGAAGTATTATTGTATGATATTTCAGGTAAACTGGTAAAAAAACAAACGATTAATCAAAATAATAACACGATGAATACACAGGATTTAATCAGTGGTACTTATATTTACAGAATCACATCTGCCAATCAAAAAGCAGTGTCATCGGGTAAGATTATTGTGAAGTAAAACTCAGATCACGAAACCGTTAATAAAGACTGATGATATACAAAACAGACGGACAGGCAGTGAACTCCTGTTGGTCTGTTTTTACAGTCACAGAAAATAGCTTGAATTTAAAATATAAAATAATGCAGAATATAGTAGGAATCGATATTGGAGGATCACACATCACACTGGCTCAGGTTGATCCTGAAAAACGTGAGATAATTTCTTCAACGTATGTAAGGGAGCATGTTAATTCCTTTGATGGTAAAGAGGTTATCTTCTCTGCCTGGGTTTCAGCCATTGAAAAAGCAGCCCATGATCTTGAAAAAAAGAATCTTTTAATAGGAATTGCAATGCCCGGACCTTTCGATTATGAAAGCGGAATATCGCTGATGCAGCAAGGAAAATTCATCGATATCTATCAGGTAAATATTAAAGAAGAACTGGCAAAAAGACTTGCTGTTTCTGAGGATCAGATTCATTTTGTGAATGATGCGGCGGCATTTATGGAAGGAGAAGTATTTGGCGGTTGTGCACAGCATTTCAAAAGCGTTTTCGGAGTAACGCTCGGGACAGGATTGGGAACCACTTTCTTCAATGGAGAATTTGCCACAGACGAAGATTTATGGGATTCTCCTTTTAAAGAATCCATCGCTGAAGACTATCTGGCAACACGCTGGTTTGTGAGTCGTTATAAAGAACTGACCGGAGAGGAAATTTCAGGAACCAAGGATTTATTGGATAAACCAAAAGCAGTACAGATGCAGATATTCAACGAATATGCAGATTCGTTCTCTGAGTTTATTACAAAATATGTTGATCATTATAAACCCGAAGCTCTGGTGATAGGCGGTAATATTGCAAAAGCTTATCCTTATTTTGAGCCAAGATTTATTCAAAATTTAACAAAGAATAATATTAACTTGCAGGTTAAAATTTCTGCCATATTTGAAGATGCCGCCATTCTGGGAGCGGCCAGCTATGCATTAAAAAAAGCTTTTATAAATTAACAAACGAAACGAAACAATGAAGTTTATATTTTCTACCTGCTTACTTTTATTACAGGCCTGGGCCTTCGGTCAGAATGTATCTCCCGTAGATTATGTGAACCCTTTGATGGGAACCCAGTCCAAACCCTCATTATCCAACGGAAATACCTATCCGGCAGTTGGGCTTCCCTGGGGAATGAATATCTGGACTCCGCAAACC
This genomic window from Chryseobacterium sp. MEBOG06 contains:
- a CDS encoding ROK family protein, whose product is MQNIVGIDIGGSHITLAQVDPEKREIISSTYVREHVNSFDGKEVIFSAWVSAIEKAAHDLEKKNLLIGIAMPGPFDYESGISLMQQGKFIDIYQVNIKEELAKRLAVSEDQIHFVNDAAAFMEGEVFGGCAQHFKSVFGVTLGTGLGTTFFNGEFATDEDLWDSPFKESIAEDYLATRWFVSRYKELTGEEISGTKDLLDKPKAVQMQIFNEYADSFSEFITKYVDHYKPEALVIGGNIAKAYPYFEPRFIQNLTKNNINLQVKISAIFEDAAILGAASYALKKAFIN